GAACAGACCGTCACGGTGATGCCGAAGCTGCTGACCGCGCTGCAGAAGCAGGGCTACCACGTGGTGGCGGTCTCGTCGCTGCGTGGCGCCAAGGACACCAAGGCCGGGAACGTCTACCCCGTCGGCTCCGAGAAGGACGAGGACCTGTCCTCCGAGTCGCCCACCGGCGACCCGGACGACTTCGCCCAGTCGCCCCCCGACGGTCTCTGACGGTCTCTGGACCGCCGCCTCACCGTGAGGAGGCGACCTCGCTGGAAGACGGCCTCCGGGCCAGCCGCCTGCCCAGCCGCTGCATGGGAAGCTCCACGTAGCGGTGGGTGAGCAGGCTCAGGCCGAGCACCACCAGCACGAACGCTGCCGACAGCGACAGCTGCACCACCTGCCCCGCGTCCCTTACGTCACCGACAACGGCGTGCATGAGCCGCAGCAGCGGGTGGTGCAGCAGGTAGATCGAGTAACTGACCAGGCCCAGCCAGACGAGGAACCGGGGCAGCCGGCGCTCGCGCAAGGCCATCGCGCCCGCGAACGTCACCCCGGCCAGCGCCATGGTCGCGAACCACGGCCCCGGCCGCACCCACCACCAGCCCGCCTGCCCTGACCAGACCGGGGCCAGCGCCACGAGCACGGTCGCCGCCGCCACGGGCCAGAGCCCGCCCGTGCCCTGCTCCCAGCGGCGGATCGCGGTCCCGGCGAACATCACCGCGAGAATCGCCGCCCCCAGCCACGGCACGAACCCCGAGAAGATCAGGAGCACCAGCGCCATCGTGCCGAGGACGTACGCGGCGGCCTTCTGGAACCGGCCGCTGATCAGGCACGCCAGGCCCGCGAAGAACAGCACGCCGGACACGTACGCGGGCCAGGGCCCCTTCAGCGGCGGCCCCGTCAGCAGCAGCCCCGCCACGACCGCGACGGCGCCGAAGCCCACCGCGAAGGTCCCGCTCGCGCGGTGCACACCCCCGACGAACAGCGCGGTGACGACGAGGTAGAAGACCATCTCGTAGGAGAGCGTCCACATGGTGTCGGCCAGGCCGCCCAGGTGCACCACGTCCAGCAGCATCGTGGCGTGCGCCGACACCGACGACAGGTCCCTGGGCACCTGCTCGCGGACGGGCATCCAGATCGCCATGACCAGGACGGCCGCCGCGACCAGCAGGTAGATCGGGTAGAGCCGGAACACCCTGCTGATCCAGAACGCCCTGACGTCGCCGCGCCTCTCCAGCGAGGCCGGGATGATATAGCCGCTGACCAGGAAGAACACCAGGACGCCGTACATCCCGAGGTTGAACCAGTACGGTCTCAGCGCGGGCATGAACCAGGGCAGCAGGTGCTCCAGCAACACGGCGACCGCGCCGATGCCGCGCAACGCGTCGAGCCACGCCAGGCGGGCGACGGGGGTCTTGGGGGAGTCTGCGCCGATGGGGGTGGTGGAGGACACCCGCCCCAACTTACCTCCCGGCACCTCGCGAAACGCCGCCAACCGCCGGGGAGGTCCGCTCCCCGGCCTCCAGGGCGCCTACTCCCACTCGATGGTGCCCGGGGGCTTGCTGGTCACGTCGAGCACCACCCTGTTGACCTCGCGGACCTCGTTGGTGATGCGGGTGGAGATGCGGGCGAGCACGTCGTACGGGACGCGCGACCAGTCGGCGGTCATGGCGTCCTCGCTGGAGACCGGGCGCAGGACGACCGGGTGACCGTAGGTGCGGCCGTCGCCCTGGACGCCCACCGAGCGGACGTCGGCGAGCAGGACGACCGGGCACTGCCAGATCTCCCGGTCGAGACCGGCGCGGGAGAGCTCCTCGCGGGCGATGGCGTCGGCCTCGCGGAGGATCTCCAGGCGCTCGCGGCTGACCGCGCCGACGATGCGGATGCCCAGGCCGGGGCCGGGGAACGGCTGGCGCCAGACCATGGCGGCGGGCAGGCCCAGCTCCTCCCCGGCCCGGCGCACCTCGTCCTTGAACAACGCGCGGAGCGGCTCCACCAGCGAGAACTGGAGATCGTCGGGGAGTCCGCCGACGTTGTGGTGGGACTTGATGTTGGCGGTGCCGGTGCCGCCGCCGGACTCGACCACGTCCGGGTAGAGGGTGCCCTGGACGAGGAAGTCGACGGGGCCGTCGGCGATGATGGCGCGCTGCTCGTCCTCGAAGACCCTGATGAACTCGCGGCCGATGATCTTGCGCTTCTCCTCGGGGTCGGTGACCCCGTCGAGCGCCTTCAGGAAGCGCTCCTGGGCGTCGACCACGCGGAGCTTGACACCGGTGACGGCCACGAAGTCGCGCTCGACCTGCTCGGCCTCGCCCTTGCGCAGCAGCCCGTGATCAACGAAGACGCAGGTCAGCCGGTCACCGATGGCCCGCTGGACCATGGCGGCGGCCACCGCGGAGTCGACACCGCCGGAGAGGCCGCAGATGGCGCGGCCCTCGGGGCCGATCTGGGCGCGGATCACCTCGACCGCGTCCTCGACGATGTTGAGCATCGTCCAGGAGGGACGGCAGCCCGCGGCGTCGAGGAAGTGCCTCAGCACGGCCTGGCCGTGCTCGGAGTGCAGGACCTCGGGGTGGAACTGGACGCCGTACAGGCCCAGCTCGGGGTGTTCGAAGGCGGCGACGGGCGTCTGAGCGGTCGCGGCGGTGACGGTGAAGCCCTCGGGGGCGGCGGAGACGCTGTCACCGTGGGACATCCAGACCGACTGGGTGGCGGGCAGCCCCGCGAAGAGCACGCCCTGCCGCCCGACGTCGAGGTGGGTGCCGCCGTACTCGGCGGTGCCGGTCCTGGCCACCTCCCCGCCGAGCTCCTGGGCCATGACCTGGAAGCCGTAGCAGATGCCGAAGGTCGGCACGCCGGTCTGGAACAGGCCCGCGGGGGCGGCGGGGGCGCCCTCGGCGTACACCGACGAGGGACCGCCGGACAGGATGATCGCCTTGGGCTTCTTGGCCATCATCTCCTCGACCGGCATCGTCGAGGGGACGATCTCGGAGTAGACGTGGCATTCACGCACCCTTCGCGCGATCAGCTGCGCGTACTGCGCGCCGAAGTCGACGACCAGGACCGTGTCGAACTCAGACACCAAGACCCCCAAAAGGAACAGAGCGGTGGGCCCAGTCTATCGGCGCCCGTCAGCGCGCCTGCTCGTAGCCCGGAAACGAGGGCAGCGCCCCCGAGATCAGGGCCTCGGTCTGCTCGCGCAGGGCCTCCGCGTGGCCGGGGTGGGTGAGGACCAGGAAACGCTCCTCGCGGATGGCGGCCACCGCCGCGAGCGCCACCGCCGCCGGGTCGACGCCCCCCTCCACCAGGCCGTCGATGATCGCGGCGGAGACCTCCTCGTCCTCGGTGCGCTCGGCGCCCACGAGGTTCTCCGGCCGGTGGCGGCCGGAGTGGCTGAGGCCGGTACGCACCCCGCCGGGGCACAGCG
This region of Streptosporangium sp. NBC_01495 genomic DNA includes:
- a CDS encoding acyltransferase family protein, which encodes MSSTTPIGADSPKTPVARLAWLDALRGIGAVAVLLEHLLPWFMPALRPYWFNLGMYGVLVFFLVSGYIIPASLERRGDVRAFWISRVFRLYPIYLLVAAAVLVMAIWMPVREQVPRDLSSVSAHATMLLDVVHLGGLADTMWTLSYEMVFYLVVTALFVGGVHRASGTFAVGFGAVAVVAGLLLTGPPLKGPWPAYVSGVLFFAGLACLISGRFQKAAAYVLGTMALVLLIFSGFVPWLGAAILAVMFAGTAIRRWEQGTGGLWPVAAATVLVALAPVWSGQAGWWWVRPGPWFATMALAGVTFAGAMALRERRLPRFLVWLGLVSYSIYLLHHPLLRLMHAVVGDVRDAGQVVQLSLSAAFVLVVLGLSLLTHRYVELPMQRLGRRLARRPSSSEVASSR
- the guaA gene encoding glutamine-hydrolyzing GMP synthase, producing the protein MFLLGVLVSEFDTVLVVDFGAQYAQLIARRVRECHVYSEIVPSTMPVEEMMAKKPKAIILSGGPSSVYAEGAPAAPAGLFQTGVPTFGICYGFQVMAQELGGEVARTGTAEYGGTHLDVGRQGVLFAGLPATQSVWMSHGDSVSAAPEGFTVTAATAQTPVAAFEHPELGLYGVQFHPEVLHSEHGQAVLRHFLDAAGCRPSWTMLNIVEDAVEVIRAQIGPEGRAICGLSGGVDSAVAAAMVQRAIGDRLTCVFVDHGLLRKGEAEQVERDFVAVTGVKLRVVDAQERFLKALDGVTDPEEKRKIIGREFIRVFEDEQRAIIADGPVDFLVQGTLYPDVVESGGGTGTANIKSHHNVGGLPDDLQFSLVEPLRALFKDEVRRAGEELGLPAAMVWRQPFPGPGLGIRIVGAVSRERLEILREADAIAREELSRAGLDREIWQCPVVLLADVRSVGVQGDGRTYGHPVVLRPVSSEDAMTADWSRVPYDVLARISTRITNEVREVNRVVLDVTSKPPGTIEWE